A window of the Lolium perenne isolate Kyuss_39 chromosome 7, Kyuss_2.0, whole genome shotgun sequence genome harbors these coding sequences:
- the LOC127300968 gene encoding subtilisin-like protease SBT5.3: MSGHALFLTVAFLLCAAECRLVQAWKKSYVVYLGAHMYGRDASVEDHARATESHHELLGSVLGSKQMARDAIFYSYTKNINGFAAYLDEEVATQMARHPEVVTVMESKMLKLHTTRSWDFMDMERDGQILPDSIWKHAKFGQNIIIANLDSGVWPESNSFSDEGMEEVPRRWKGSCSDSAKYGVPCNKKLIGAKYFNRDMLLSNPAAVDGNWTRDTEGHGTHTLSTAGGRFVPRASLFGYANGTAKGGAPRARVAAYKVCWSGECAAADVLAGFESAVHDGADVISVSFGQDAPLADASSFFHEPVTLGSLHATIHGASVVCSAGNSGPFEDTVVNAAPWVTTVAASTVDRDFPNQITLGNSAHMKGMSLESSDLHSDKLFPVINASSAALPNCTVNLASSCAMGCLDPGKVKGKIVVCVRGGDIPRVMKGMAVLSAGGAGMILANGEIDGNDVEADPHVLPATMITYSEAVSLYKYMASSSEPVANISPSKTELGVKNSPSVAAFSSRGPSGTLPYVLKPDIAAPGVDILAAFTEYVSPTEVAADKRRSEYAIMSGTSMACPHVSGVIGLLKAARPEWSPAAMRSAIMTTARTQDNTGAPMREQDGKEATAFAYGAGNVHPNRAVDPGLVYDVTPNDYFTFLCSLGFTTKDLSRLSAGKFACPAKPPPIEDLNYPSIVVPELRHTMTVNRRLKNVGRFGTYRASWRAPFGINMTVDPTVLVFQKTGEEKEFKVTVTSQKDKLGRGYVFGKLVWSDGVHYVRSPVVVNALD; the protein is encoded by the exons CAAGCAGATGGCAAGGGATGCGATTTTCTACTCCTACACCAAGAACATCAATGGCTTCGCGGCGTATTTGGACGAGGAAGTAGCAACGCAGATGGCAA GGCACCCAGAGGTGGTAACGGTGATGGAGAGCAAGATGTTAAAACTACACACGACGAGGTCGTGGGACTTCATGGATATGGAAAGGGACGGCCAGATCCTCCCGGACTCCATCTGGAAGCACGCAAAGTTCGGCCAGAACATCATCATCGCTAACCTCGACAGTG GTGTGTGGCCAGAGTCCAACAGCTTCAGCGACGAGGGCATGGAGGAGGTACCCAGGCGCTGGAAGGGTTCTTGCTCCGACAGCGCCAAGTATGGAGTGCCTTGCAACAA GAAGCTGATCGGCGCCAAGTACTTCAACCGCGACATGCTGCTGTCGAACCCGGCGGCGGTGGACGGCAACTGGACGCGTGACACGGAGGGACATGGCACGCACACGCTCTCCACGGCGGGCGGACGCTTTGTGCCCCGCGCCAGCCTCTTCGGGTACGCCAACGGCACCGCCAAGGGCGGGGCACCCCGCGCCCGCGTCGCCGCCTACAAGGTGTGCTGGTCCGGTGAGTGCGCTGCTGCAGACGTTCTGGCCGGGTTCGAGTCCGCCGTCCACGACGGCGCCGACGTCATCTCCGTCTCCTTCGGCCAGGACGCACCCCTTGCCGACGCCAGCTCTTTCTTCCACGAGCCCGTCACACTCGGCTCCCTCCACGCCACTATCCACGGCGCCTCAGTGGTCTGCTCGGCGGGGAACTCCGGGCCATTCGAGGACACAGTCGTCAACGCCGCGCCATGGGTCACCACCGTTGCCGCCAGCACCGTCGACAGGGACTTCCCCAACCAGATCACCCTCGGCAACAGCGCGCACATGAAGGGGATGAGCCTCGAGTCCTCCGATCTGCACTCCGACAAGCTCTTCCCGGTCATCAACGCCAGCAGCGCCGCGCTCCCAAATTGTACAGTCAACCTCGCGTCCAGCTGCGCGATGGGATGCCTTGACCCAGGCAAGGTGAAGGGCAAGATCGTGGTGTGCGTCCGAGGCGGGGATATTCCGCGGGTGATGAAGGGAATGGCAGTCCtgagcgctggcggcgccgggatGATCCTAGCCAACGGCGAGATAGACGGCAACGACGTCGAAGCCGATCCGCACGTGCTCCCGGCAACTATGATCACGTACAGTGAGGCCGTATCGCTCTACAAGTACATGGCGTCATCGTCGGAACCGGTGGCCAACATCTCTCCTTCCAAGACGGAGCTCGGAGTCAAGAACTCGCCGTCCGTGGCTGCCTTTTCCTCCCGTGGGCCCAGCGGGACGCTGCCCTACGTGCTCAAGCCGGACATTGCCGCGCCTGGGGTGGACATACTTGCCGCGTTCACCGAGTATGTCAGCCCGACGGAGGTGGCAGCCGACAAGCGCCGGTCGGAATACGCTATCATGTCAGGGACGTCCATGGCGTGCCCGCACGTGTCGGGCGTCATCGGGCTCCTCAAGGCGGCGCGTCCGGAATGGAGCCCTGCCGCGATGCGGTCCGCGATCATGACCACCGCGCGCACCCAGGACAACACCGGCGCGCCGATGCGCGAGCAGGACGGAAAGGAGGCCACCGCGTTCGCCTACGGCGCTGGCAACGTGCATCCGAACCGCGCCGTCGACCCTGGCCTCGTTTACGACGTCACTCCTAACGACTACTTCACATTCCTCTGCTCCCTGGGTTTCACCACCAAGGATCTGAGCCGGCTCAGCGCCGGCAAGTTCGCCTGCCCAGCCAAGCCGCCGCCGATAGAGGACCTTAACTACCCGTCCATCGTGGTTCCGGAGCTGCGCCACACAATGACGGTCAACCGGCGGCTCAAAAACGTCGGCCGGTTTGGGACGTACCGCGCTTCTTGGCGTGCGCCGTTTGGGATCAACATGACTGTGGACCCGACGGTGTTGGTCTTCCAGAAGACCGGCGAGGAGAAGGAATTCAAGGTGACGGTGACGTCACAGAAGGACAAACTCGGGAGGGGCTACGTCTTCGGGAAGCTAGTCTGGTCTGATGGCGTCCATTATGTCAGGAGCCCAGTCGTGGTTAACGCCCTGGATTGA